From one Stigmatopora nigra isolate UIUO_SnigA chromosome 8, RoL_Snig_1.1, whole genome shotgun sequence genomic stretch:
- the LOC144200338 gene encoding unconventional myosin-VIIa-like isoform X2, producing the protein MVILQQGDYVWLDLKSGREFEVPIGAVVKLCDSGQIQVVDDEGNEHWISPQNASNIKPMHPTSIHGVEDMIRLGDLNEAGILRNLLIRYGEKLIYTYTGSILVAINPYQLLPIYTADQIRLYTNKKIGEMPPHIFAIADNCYFNMQRNNRDQCCIISGESGAGKTESTKLILQFLAAISGQHSWIEQQVLEANPILEAFGNAKTIRNDNSSRFGKYIDIHFNKRGAIEGAKIEQYLLEKSRVCRQAQDERNYHIFYCMLKGMTAEDKKKLGLSKATDYTYLTMGKCTVCDGRDDLKEYSNIRSAMKVLMFTDKENGEISKLLASILHMGNLRYEARTYDNLDACEVVRSPHLSTTSMLLEVDGKDLMNCLTSRTLITRGETVSTPLSMEQALDVRDAFVKGIYGRLFVWIVEKINAAIYKPTSSHGKVIRRSIGLLDIFGFENFTVNSFEQLCINFANENLQQFFVRHVFKLEQEEYNLENINWQHIEFTDNQDALDMIAIKPMNIISLIDEESRFPKGTDSTMLNKLNFQHKVNTNYIPPKNTHETQFGIQHFAGVVYYETRGFLEKNRDTLYGDIIQLVHSSKNKFVKQIFQADVAMGAETRKRSPTLSSQFKKSLELLMRTLSVCQPFFVRCIKPNEYKKPMLFDRDLCVRQLRYSGMMETIRIRRAGYPIRYTFVEFVDRYRVLMPGVKPAYKQEDLRGTCQRIAEAVLGRDDDWQMGKTKIFLKDHHDMLLEIERDKAITDKVILIQKVVRGFKDRSTFLKMKKSTTLIQKTWRGYQCRKNYGAMRAGFSRLQAIVRSRKLCASYHVARRRITGFQGRCRGYLVRRAFRHRLWAVIAIQAYTRGMIARRLYRRLRAEYRRRLEAEKMRLAEEAKLRNQMSAKKAKAEAERKHQERLVQLAKEDAERQKMEKEEARRKKELVEQTERARLEPVNDSDMVDKMFGFLGSTSSFPGQEGQAPVGFEDLERSHGELEEEDLDEALPLPEDDDEEDLSEYKFAKFAATYFQGTTTHSYVRRPLKQPLLFHEDEGDQLAALAVWITVLRFMGDLPEPKYHTAISDGSEKIPVMTKIYETLGKKTYKRELQALQGEAETAQPESHRKNSIRHKLVSLTLKKKSKITEEVTKRLNDGEHGLHGNSMLEDRPTSNLEKLHFIIGNGILRPALRDEIYCQICKQLSQNPSKSSHARGWILVSLCVGCFAPSDKFLKYLRNFISSGPPGYAPYCEERLRRTFVNGTRTQPPSWLELQATKSKKPIMLPVTFMDGTTKTLLTDSATTAKELCNTLSDKISLQDRFGFSLYIALFDKVSSLGSGNDHVMDAVSQCEQYAKEQGAQERNAPWRLFFRKEIFTPWHCASDDTVATNLIYQQTVRGVKFGEYRCDRDDLAELASQQYYVDYGSEVLLERLLSLIPSYVPDREINSSRTVEKWAHFIMAAHKKGIYTQKRFDPQKVKEEVVDFARHKWPLLFSRFYEAFKLSGPSLPKNDLIVAVNWTGVYFVDEQEQVLLELSFPEITAVSSSRGGKLQRQSFTLATIKGDEYTFTSNNAEDIRDLVVTFLEGLRNRSKFVVALQDSPNQNGEPSTFLSFRKGDLILLDQDTGEQVLNSGWAHGVNERTDQRGDFPADSVYVLPSMTQPQKEIVALVTMTPDQRQQSVRVSQLVPPENEDPVKPYTLEEFSYDYFRPPPKHTLSRVMVTKNRGKDKLWSCTREPLKQPLLKKVVQHEELAQEACMTFIAVMKYMGDYPSKRIRAVNELTDQIFEGALKAEVLKDEIFCQIVKQLTDNHVKYSEEKGWELLWLCTGLFPPSNVLLPHVQRFLQSKRHHPLSADCVHRVHKALRNGSRKYPPHLVEVEAIQHKTTQIFHKVYFPDDTDEAFEVESSTKAKDFCQNISTRLLLKTSDGFSLFVKISDKVISVPEGDFFFDFVRHLTDWIKKSRPVKDGAVPSLTYQVFFMKKLWTSTVPGKDSFADSIFHYYQELPKYLRGYHKCSRDEVFQLAALIYRVKFEDDKSHFPSIPKMLRELVPQDLIRQMSPDDWKRSVVAFFNKQAGKSREEAKLMFLKIIYKWPTFGSAFFEVKQTTEPNYPEILLIAINKHGVSLIDPKTKDVLITHPFTKISNWSSGNTYFHITIGNLVRGSKLLCETSLGYKMDDLLTSYISQMLTAMNRQRSERAHAK; encoded by the exons ATGGTCATCCTACAGCAG GGCGACTACGTGTGGTTGGACCTGAAGAGCGGTCGCGAGTTTGAGGTTCCCATCGGGGCGGTGGTCAAACTGTGTGACTCGGGACAGATCCAGGTGGTGGACGACGAAGGAAAT GAGCACTGGATCTCCCCGCAGAACGCCAGCAACATCAAGCCCATGCACCCCACCTCCATCCACGGCGTGGAGGACATGATCCGCCTGGGAGACCTCAACGAGGCCGGAATCCTGCGCAATTTGCTCATCAGATACGGCGAGAAGCTCATTTAC ACCTACACGGGCTCCATCTTGGTGGCCATCAACCCGTATCAGCTCCTTCCCATCTACACGGCAGACCAGATCCGCCTGTACACCAACAAGAAGATTGGCGAAATGCCGCCTCACATCTTTGCCATCGCGGACAACTGTTACTTCAACATGCAAAGGAACAACCGTGACCAGTGCTGCATCATCAG CGGAGAATCCGGAGCGGGAAAGACGGAGAGCACCAAGCTGATCTTGCAGTTCCTGGCGGCCATCAGCGGTCAACACTCGTGGATTGAGCAGCAAGTCCTAGAAGCCAATCCTATTTTGGAAG CCTTCGGGAACGCCAAGACCATCCGCAACGACAACTCGTCCCGCTTTGGCAAATACATCGACATCCACTTCAACAAGAGAGGAGCCATCGAGGGGGCTAAAATCGAACAATACTTGCTGGAGAAGTCCAGAGTCTGTCGacag GCTCAAGACGAAAGAAACTACCACATTTTCTACTGCATGTTGAAGGGCATGACGGCCGAAGACAAGAAGAAACTTGGCCTCAGCAAGGCCACCGACTACACTTACCTCACCATG GGAAAGTGTACCGTTTGCGACGGGCGTGACGACTTGAAGGAATACTCCAACATACGATCCGCCATGAAG GTTCTGATGTTCACAGACAAAGAGAACGGAGAGATTTCCAAACTCCTGGCGTCCATTTTGCACATGGGAAATCTCCGCTACGAAG CGAGAACATACGACAACTTGGACGCCTGTGAGGTCGTGCGTAGCCCGCATCTTTCCACTACGTCCATGCTACTCGAG GTGGACGGCAAAGACTTGATGAATTGCCTAACCAGCAGGACGTTGATCACCAGAGGAGAAACCGTCTCCACGCCACTGAGCATGGAACAAGCGCTGGATGTCCGAGACGCTTTTGTCAAG GGTATTTACGGACGACTCTTTGTTTGGATCGTGGAAAAGATCAACGCGGCCATCTACAAGCCCACGTCCTCACACGGCAAAGTCATCAGGCGCTCGATCGGACTACTGGACATTTTTGGCTTTGAGAACTTCACGGTCAACAG TTTCGAGCAATTGTGCATCAATTTCGCCAACGAGAACCTGCAGCAGTTCTTCGTGCGTCACGTGTTCAAACTGGAGCAGGAGGAGTACAACTTGGAGAACATCAACTGGCAGCACATCGAGTTCACGGACAACCAGGACGCCTTGGACATGATCGCCATCAAGCCCATGAACATCATCTCGCTCATCGACGAAGAAAGCCGATTCCCCAAG GGCACGGACAGCACAATGCTCAACAAACTCAACTTCCAACACAAAGTCAACACCAATTACATTCCGCCCAAGAACACCCACGAGACCCAATTCGGAATCCAGCACTTTGCCGGGGTGGTCTACTACGAGACCAGAG GCTTCCTGGAGAAGAACCGTGACACTTTATACGGCGACATCATCCAGCTGGTTCACTCTTCCAAGAACAAGTTTGTCAAGCAGATTTTCCAGGCTGACGTTGCCATG GGTGCCGAGACCAGGAAGCGTTCTCCCACTCTCAGCAGTCAGTTCAAAAAATCTCTGGAGCTGCTCATGAGAACCTTGAGCGTCTGTCAACCCTTTTTCGTACGCTGCATCAAACCCAACGAGTACAAGAAACCCATG CTGTTTGACCGGGATCTATGCGTACGTCAACTGAGGTACTCGGGAATGATGGAGACCATTCGCATCCGCCGCGCCGGCTATCCTATCCGAtacacctttgtggagtttgtggACCGCTACCGAGTACTCATGCCCGGAGTCAAACCCGCTTACAAGCAG GAGGACCTAAGAGGAACCTGCCAGAGAATCGCCGAAGCCGTGCTGGGCCGAGACGACGACTGGCAGATGGGGAAGACCAAAATATTCCTTAAG GATCACCACGACATGCTCCTGGAGATCGAGAGGGACAAGGCCATCACGGACAAGGTGATCCTCATTCAGAAAGTAGTCCGTGGATTCAAGGACAG GTCAACGTTCCTAAAGATGAAAAAGTCCACCACGTTGATCCAGAAGACGTGGCGAGGATATCAATGCAGGAAGAATTACGGAGCG ATGCGGGCAGGTTTTTCGCGCCTGCAGGCTATCGTGCGTTCCAGGAAGTTGTGTGCCTCCTATCACGTGGCTCGCCGCCGTATCACCGGTTTCCAGGGACGGTGCAGGGGCTATCTGGTGCGCCGGGCGTTCCGACATCGACTGTGGGCCGTCATCGCCATCCAGGCGTACACCAGAGGGATGATTGCGCGGAGGCTGTATCGCAGGCTCAGGGCCGAG TACCGAAGAAGACTGGAAGCCGAGAAAATGCGTCTGGCAGAGGAAGCCAAGCTGAGGAACCAAATGTCGGCAAAGAAAGCCAAAGCCGAAGCGGAACGCAAACATCAG GAACGCCTGGTTCAGTTGGCCAAGGAAGACGCCGAACGCCAAAAGATGGAGAAAGAAGAAGCCAGGAGGAAAAAAGAACTGGTCGAGCAAACCGAACGAGCCCGTCTGGAACCCGTCAACGACTCGGACATGGTGGACAAGATGTTTGGCTTCTTGGGGTCCACCAGCTCCTTTCCCGGCCAGGAAGGACAAGCTCCCGTGGGCTTTGAG gaTTTGGAGCGGAGCCACGGcgagctggaggaggaggacctggaCGAGGCCCTTCCCCTGCCGGAGGATGACGACGAAGAGGATCTGTCCGAGTACAAGTTTGCCAAGTTTGCCGCCACCTACTTCCAAGGAACCACCACGCACAGCTACGTGCGGCGACCGCTCAAGCAGCCGCTCCTTTTCCACGAGGATGAAGGAGACCAACTG GCGGCTCTGGCCGTGTGGATCACCGTGTTAAGGTTCATGGGGGATCTACCCGAGCCAAAGTACCACACGGCCATCAGCGACGGGAGCGAGAAGATTCCGGTCATGACCAAGATCTACGAGACGCTCGGGAAGAAGACCTACAAGAGGGAGCTGCAGGCCCTCCAGGGGGAGGCAGAG ACTGCTCAACCCGAGAGCCATCGCAAGAACAGCATCCGACACAAGCTAGTGTCTCTCACCCTGAAGAAGAAATCCAAGATCACCGAGGAG GTCACCAAACGCCTCAACGATGGCGAGCACGGTCTCCACGGCAACAGCATGCTGGAGGACCGGCCCACATCGAACCTGGAAAAACTTCATTTCATCATCGGCAATGGCATCCTGAGACCAGCGCTGAG GGATGAGATCTACTGTCAGATCTGCAAACAACTGAGTCAGAACCCATCAAAGAGCTCCCACGCTCGAGGTTGGATCCTCGTCAGTTTGTGCGTGGGCTGCTTTGCGCCATCCGACAAGTTCCTCAAG TATTTGAGAAACTTCATCAGCAGCGGGCCTCCAGGTTACGCGCCATATTGCGAAGAACGACTTCGGAGGACATTTGTCAACGGGACCAGAACACAACCGCCATCGTGGTTAGAGCTGCAG GCAACCAAGTCCAAGAAACCCATCATGCTGCCAGTGACGTTCATGGACGGAACCACCAAAACGCTGCTCACCGACTCGGCCACCACCGCCAAGGAATTGTGCAACACCCTGTCGGACAAAATCAGCCTACAAGACCGATTCGGCTTCTCGCTCTACATCGCGCTCTTTGACAAG GTGTCATCTTTGGGCAGTGGAAATGACCACGTGATGGACGCCGTGTCTCAGTGCGAGCAGTACGCCAAAGAGCAAGGAGCCCAGGAGAGGAACGCCCCCTGGAGACTGTTCTTCAGAAAGGAAATCTTCACCCCGTGGCACTGCGCCAGCGACGACACGGTCGCCACCAACCTCATCTACCAGCAAACTGTCCGGGGCGTCAAGTTTGGAGAGTACCGATGTGACCGG GATGACCTAGCGGAATTGGCGTCTCAGCAATACTACGTAGACTATGGGTCAGAGGTCCTGCTGGAACGCCTACTGAGCCTCATCCCATCCTACGTCCCCGACAGAGAGATCAACTCGTCCAGGACGGTGGAAAAGTGGGCTCACTTTATCATGGCGGCCCACAAAAAG GGCATCTACACCCAGAAAAGATTTGATCCCCAGAAAGTGAAAGAGGAGGTAGTTGACTTTGCTCGCCACAAGTGGCCGCTGCTGTTTTCTCGATTTTACGAGGCCTTCAAGTTGTCCG GTCCCAGTCTCCCTAAAAATGACCTGATTGTGGCCGTCAACTGGACCGGCGTTTACTTTGTGGACGAGCAGGAGCAGGTCTTGCTAGAACTCTCCTTCCCAGAAATTACTGCAGTGTCCAGCAGCAG GGGAGGGAAACTGCAAAGACAGAGCTTCACTCTGGCAACCATCAAAGGAGACGAGTACACCTTCACGTCCAACAATGCCGAGGACATCCGAGACCTGGTGGTGACCTTCCTGGAAGGACTGAGGAACAGGTCCAAGTTTGTGGTGGCGCTGCAGGACAGTCCCAACCAGA ATGGCGAACCATCCACGTTCCTCAGCTTCCGGAAGGGAGACCTGATCCTCCTGGACCAGGACACGGGTGAGCAAGTTCTCAACTCGGGTTGGGCGCACGGCGTTAACGAGAGGACCGATCAGCGAGGAGACTTCCCGGCAGATTCGGTCTACGTCCTTCCTAGCATGACACAACCGCAGAAGGAAATTGTG GCGCTGGTTACCATGACTCCAGATCAAAGGCAGCAATCGGTGAGGGTCTCCCAGCTGGTCCCACCCGAGAATGAAGACCCTGTGAAACCTTATACGCTGGAGGAGTTCTCCTATGACTACTTTAG GCCTCCGCCCAAACACACTCTGAGTCGGGTGATGGTCACCAAGAACCGAGGCAAGGACAAACTGTGGAGCTGCACCAGGGAGCCTCTTAAACAGCCTTTACTAAAGAAAGTGGTCCAACATGAAGAACTGGCTCAGGAGGCCTGCATGACCTTCATTG CCGTGATGAAGTACATGGGCGACTACCCATCCAAACGCATCCGGGCGGTCAACGAATTAACAGACCAGATCTTCGAGGGCGCGCTGAAGGCCGAAGTCCTGAAGGACGAGATTTTCTGTCAGATTGTCAAGCAGCTCACGGACAACCACGTCAA GTACAGCGAGGAGAAAGGTTGGGAGCTCCTGTGGTTGTGCACGGGTCTGTTCCCACCCAGCAATGTTCTGCTGCCCCACGTCCAGCGGTTCTTGCAGTCCAAGAGGCATCACCCACTGTCGGCAGACTGCGTACACAGGGTGCATAAGGCGTTACG AAACGGATCTAGGAAGTATCCTCCTCACCTGGTGGAGGTCGAGGCCATCCAGCACAAGACCACGCAGATCTTCCACAAGGTTTACTTCCCCGATGACACTGACGAG GCGTTCGAGGTGGAGTCCAGCACCAAAGCCAAGGACTTTTGTCAGAACATCTCCACCAGACTGCTTCTCAAAACCTCCGACGGCTTCAGTCTCTTTGTGAAAATCTCAGACAAG GTGATCAGCGTTCCAGAAGGAGACTTCTTCTTCGACTTTGTCCGACACTTGACGGACTGGATCAAGAAGTCGCGGCCGGTCAAAGATG GCGCAGTACCGTCTTTGACCTACCAGGTGTTCTTCATGAAGAAGCTGTGGACCAGCACCGTTCCGGGGAAGGACTCGTTTGCCGACTCCATCTTCCACTACTACCAG GAACTTCCCAAATACCTTCGTGGCTACCACAAGTGTTCGCGGGACGAAGTCTTCCAGCTGGCGGCTCTCATCTACCGAGTCAAGTTCGAGGATGACAAGTCCCACTTTCCCAGCATTCCCAAGATGTTGCGGGAACTGGTCCCTCAAGATCTGATCCGTCAGATGTCGCCGGATGACTGGAAGAGA TCCGTGGTGGCGTTCTTCAACAAGCAAGCTGGGAAATCCAGAGAAGAAGCCAAGCTGATGTTTCTAAAAATCATCTACAAATGGCCGACATTTGGCTCCGCCTTCTTTGAAGTCAAG CAAACTACAGAGCCCAACTACCCGGAGATCCTCTTGATTGCCATTAACAAACATGGAGTCAGTCTTATTGACCCAAAAACAAAG GATGTTCTGATCACTCATCCTTTCACCAAGATCTCCAATTGGAGCAGCGGGAACACATATTTCCACATCACCATCGGAAACCTGGTCAGGGGAAGTAAACTCCTCTGTGAGACGTCTCTG GGCTACAAAATGGACGACCTTCTGACTTCGTACATCAGCCAGATGCTGACCGCCATGAACAGGCAGCGGTCGGAGCGCGCTCACGCCAAGTGA